GGAAATCGAAAAATTGTTTCTGTTCATTCTATTGCGGATGGCATTTCGGTGAAAGAACCTGGAACTCTAACGTATCCGATCATTCATCGATATGTTGACGATATGATGACGGTGACTGATGAAGAAATTGCTTTCTCTATTGTTTTTATGTTAGAACGTGAAAAAATGTTGGTTGAAGGAGCAGGTGCTGCTGCATTGGCTGCTCTTTTATGTAAGAGTCACCGTTTTCAAGGGAAGAAGGTAGGGATTATCATAAGCGGAGGAAATACCGATATTGAAAAGCTAACAATGTTTAAAAATTTAGCGAATAAAGTGGAACCAACTCGAAAATATGGATAAACAATTAGAAGACCCATTTCCCACCATTGGAAATGGGTCTTTACTATTCAAAGAAAATTTGAACGTATTGGATAACTTATATATAAACGAAATCACTTTTTATCGGTCTAATAATAATGGTTCTTGTAATAAACGACTTGCTTTTATATTTTCAACGGCTTGTTGTAGGCGTTCTTTTGGTTGAACTAAAGCGATACGAACATATCCATCACCTGTTGGCCCAAAAGCATGCCCTGGAGTAACCACTACATGCGCTTTGTCCATCAAAGCATAGACAAATTCCATGGTATTCCAACCGGTGGGAACCTTCGCCCAAACAAACATCCCACCTTGTGGAGAATCGACGTGCCATCCGAGGGAATGGAGGCCTTGAACAAAAATGTCTCTCCGTTCTTGGTATATTTGCCGTGTGTTTTCACAAAACTCATCACCATGTAACAGAGCTTCAATGGCCGCTTGTTGAATCGGTAAAAAGACGCCGTAATCTAGATTCGATTTTAACCGAAGGATCGCTTGGATAATGTCGGCATTTCCCACCACGTACCCGATACGACAGCCAGCCAAACTGAAACTTTTAGAAAGCGAGTTAACTTCAATACCCACGTCTTTTGCTCCAGGGATAGATAAAAAACTTATTGGTTGTTGACCATCAAAGTAAAATTCGCCATAAGCAAAATCGTGTACGACAATGATGTTGTATGTTCGGGCAAACTGGATGACTTCTTCAAAAAAGTCTTTCGATGCCATGGCCGGTATTGGGTTCCCTGGATAATTCAAAATCATTAATGAAGCTTTATGGGCAACCTCTTCAGGGATCAGTGATAGATCTGGTAAAAACTGATTTTCTTTTAAAAGAGGCATAAAATATGGTATAGCACCTGCCATGGCGATTCCAGTAGCATAGGCTGTATATCCTGGATCAGGAACAAGTATGTAATCATCAGGATCAGCAAAAACCATCGGAATATGTACGAGT
This portion of the Bacillus sp. (in: firmicutes) genome encodes:
- a CDS encoding LL-diaminopimelate aminotransferase, whose protein sequence is MSRIRLSKRMERFQPSIFNELVEYKKKKLRDGVDMIDLSIGSPDLPPSPLVKSVLSDLTKDDTQYGYTLTGIQPFFDAVSQYYHRKYQIDVDPKSEVLLSMGSQDALVHIPMVFADPDDYILVPDPGYTAYATGIAMAGAIPYFMPLLKENQFLPDLSLIPEEVAHKASLMILNYPGNPIPAMASKDFFEEVIQFARTYNIIVVHDFAYGEFYFDGQQPISFLSIPGAKDVGIEVNSLSKSFSLAGCRIGYVVGNADIIQAILRLKSNLDYGVFLPIQQAAIEALLHGDEFCENTRQIYQERRDIFVQGLHSLGWHVDSPQGGMFVWAKVPTGWNTMEFVYALMDKAHVVVTPGHAFGPTGDGYVRIALVQPKERLQQAVENIKASRLLQEPLLLDR